A single window of Gossypium hirsutum isolate 1008001.06 chromosome A10, Gossypium_hirsutum_v2.1, whole genome shotgun sequence DNA harbors:
- the LOC107896671 gene encoding SAL1 phosphatase isoform X2 — MAYDKELAAAIKAASLAARLCRKVQKALLQSDVRSKHGRNKSPVTVADYGSQALVSFVLQQEFPGEFSLVAEEDSNDLRKDGGGEIVERITKLVNESLTSDGSYGVSLSSEDILKAIDSGKSEGGSQGRHWVLDPIDGTKGFVKGDQYAVALALLDRGNVVLGVLACPNLPLTSISFAHPHSPNNEVGCLFFAEVGRGTYMQPLDGSSTVKVSAVENPEEASFFESYEAAHSMHDLSSLIAQKLGVKAAPIRMDSQVKYGALSRGDGAIYLRFPRNGYREKIWDHAAGSIVVTEAGGVVTDAAGKQLDFSKGKYLDLDTGIIVSNQKLMPLLFDAVRASLAQKSKPQP, encoded by the exons ATGGCTTATGATAAAGAGCTGGCTGCCGCCATCAAAGCTGCCTCTCTCGCTGCTCGTCTCTGTCGG AAAGTTCAAAAGGCGTTGCTTCAATCAGATGTTCGATCAAAACATGGTAGGAATAAAAGTCCCGTAACAGTAGCTGATTATG GCTCACAAGCACTGGTTAGTTTTGTGCTGCAGCAGGAATTTCCCGGTGAATTCTCATTAGTTGCCGAGGAG GATTCGAATGATCTTCGCAAGGATGGTGGTGGGGAAATAGTAGAAAGAATTACCAAACTTGTGAATGAATCTCTGACTAGTGACGGATCATACGGTGTTAGTTTATCCTCAGAAGATATTCTTAAAGCCATTGACAGTGGCAAATCTGAAGGTGGCTCCCAAGGTCGACACTGGGTTTTGGATCCTATAGATGGCACTAAAGG ATTTGTAAAGGGAGATCAATATGCAGTGGCGTTGGCTTTGCTAGACAGAGGAAATGTTGTTTTGGGAGTGCTGGCTTGTCCAAATCTTCCATTAACTTCCATCAGTTTTGCTCATCCACATTCTCCAAATAATGAAGTTGGTTGTCTCTTCTTTGCTGAAGTTGGTCGAGGAACTTATATGCAACCGCTTGACGGTTCTTCCACGGTCAAG GTAAGTGCTGTTGAAAATCCAGAAGAAGCATCATTCTTCGAGTCATATGAAGCAGCACATTCCATGCATGATCTATCCAGTTTAATTGCCCAA AAACTTGGGGTCAAAGCAGCACCAATTAGAATGGATAGCCAGGTAAAGTACGGCGCTCTTTCCAGAGGAGATGGAGCCATATATCTGCGTTTTCCTCGCAATGGGTATCGAGAGAAAATTTGGGATCATGCTGCTGGCTCTATTGTTGTAACCG AAGCTGGGGGAGTGGTGACAGATGCTGCAGGAAAGCAATTGGATTTTTCCAAGGGAAAGTATCTTGATCTAGATACTGGCATAATTGTTTCCAATCAGAAGTTGATGCCATTACTCTTCGATGCAGTTAGAGCCTCCCTGGCCCAGAAATCTAAGCCTCAGCCTTAG
- the LOC107896671 gene encoding SAL1 phosphatase isoform X1 — translation MAYDKELAAAIKAASLAARLCRKVQKALLQSDVRSKHGRNKSPVTVADYGSQALVSFVLQQEFPGEFSLVAEEDSNDLRKDGGGEIVERITKLVNESLTSDGSYGVSLSSEDILKAIDSGKSEGGSQGRHWVLDPIDGTKGFVKGDQYAVALALLDRGNVVLGVLACPNLPLTSISFAHPHSPNNEVGCLFFAEVGRGTYMQPLDGSSTVKVQVSAVENPEEASFFESYEAAHSMHDLSSLIAQKLGVKAAPIRMDSQVKYGALSRGDGAIYLRFPRNGYREKIWDHAAGSIVVTEAGGVVTDAAGKQLDFSKGKYLDLDTGIIVSNQKLMPLLFDAVRASLAQKSKPQP, via the exons ATGGCTTATGATAAAGAGCTGGCTGCCGCCATCAAAGCTGCCTCTCTCGCTGCTCGTCTCTGTCGG AAAGTTCAAAAGGCGTTGCTTCAATCAGATGTTCGATCAAAACATGGTAGGAATAAAAGTCCCGTAACAGTAGCTGATTATG GCTCACAAGCACTGGTTAGTTTTGTGCTGCAGCAGGAATTTCCCGGTGAATTCTCATTAGTTGCCGAGGAG GATTCGAATGATCTTCGCAAGGATGGTGGTGGGGAAATAGTAGAAAGAATTACCAAACTTGTGAATGAATCTCTGACTAGTGACGGATCATACGGTGTTAGTTTATCCTCAGAAGATATTCTTAAAGCCATTGACAGTGGCAAATCTGAAGGTGGCTCCCAAGGTCGACACTGGGTTTTGGATCCTATAGATGGCACTAAAGG ATTTGTAAAGGGAGATCAATATGCAGTGGCGTTGGCTTTGCTAGACAGAGGAAATGTTGTTTTGGGAGTGCTGGCTTGTCCAAATCTTCCATTAACTTCCATCAGTTTTGCTCATCCACATTCTCCAAATAATGAAGTTGGTTGTCTCTTCTTTGCTGAAGTTGGTCGAGGAACTTATATGCAACCGCTTGACGGTTCTTCCACGGTCAAG GTGCAGGTAAGTGCTGTTGAAAATCCAGAAGAAGCATCATTCTTCGAGTCATATGAAGCAGCACATTCCATGCATGATCTATCCAGTTTAATTGCCCAA AAACTTGGGGTCAAAGCAGCACCAATTAGAATGGATAGCCAGGTAAAGTACGGCGCTCTTTCCAGAGGAGATGGAGCCATATATCTGCGTTTTCCTCGCAATGGGTATCGAGAGAAAATTTGGGATCATGCTGCTGGCTCTATTGTTGTAACCG AAGCTGGGGGAGTGGTGACAGATGCTGCAGGAAAGCAATTGGATTTTTCCAAGGGAAAGTATCTTGATCTAGATACTGGCATAATTGTTTCCAATCAGAAGTTGATGCCATTACTCTTCGATGCAGTTAGAGCCTCCCTGGCCCAGAAATCTAAGCCTCAGCCTTAG